From a single Plasmodium sp. gorilla clade G2 genome assembly, contig: PADLG01_00_22, whole genome shotgun sequence genomic region:
- a CDS encoding lysophospholipase, putative: MVANDLWEEPNEPVTRFDGTPRLDSFFNKDGLLLRTYSWTVKKAVGIIVLLHGLNAHVRLQFLKQNVEVVSNDEVILKDIDNYYVYKDSWIEKLNDNGFSVYGIDLQGHGKSDGWNNLRTNINFFDDLIYDVMQYIEKINEDISLEYKNESNMNELNMNESNMNVSNIDSSNTDSSYNNINNDDNEKPPIYLMGLSLGGNIALRTLEILGKTSDYEKYNIKGCISLAGMISIEELQSNCSYKYRYFIVPFSKLISSCFPSFRLPQNFKFQKFPYVNDLINYDTYRHDKWITIKFGRQILRSIKNLNNDMKYIPKDIPILFIHSVDDSACYYNGVINFYDALESENKEVHTLYDMDHILTMEPGNEEVLKKVINWINNLGNLKKNKKIVL, translated from the coding sequence ATGGTTGCAAATGATTTATGGGAAGAACCGAATGAACCAGTAACTAGGTTTGATGGTACACCAAGATTagattcattttttaataaggaTGGATTATTATTAAGAACATATTCATGGACAGTTAAGAAAGCTGTGGGTATTATTGTGTTATTACATGGTTTGAATGCTCATGTGAGATTAcaatttttaaaacaaaatgtAGAAGTGGTAAGTAATGATGAagtaatattaaaagatatagataattattatgtatataaagaTAGTTGGATAGagaaattaaatgataatggTTTCTCAGTTTATGGTATAGATTTACAAGGTCATGGGAAATCAGATGGATGGAATAATTTaagaacaaatataaatttttttgatgatttaatatatgatgtTATGCAATATATTGAGAAAATTAATGAAGATATATCattagaatataaaaatgaatcaaatatgaatgaattaaatatgaatgaatCAAATATGAATGTATCAAATATAGACTCATCAAATACAGATTcgtcatataataatattaataatgatgataatgagaAACCaccaatatatttaatggGGTTATCATTAGGGGGTAATATAGCTTTAAGAACCTTAGAAATATTAGGAAAAACAAGtgattatgaaaaatataatataaaaggatGTATATCCTTAGCAGGGATGATTTCTATTGAGGAATTACAATCTAattgttcatataaatatagatattttATTGTACCCTTTTCGAAATTAATATCCTCTTGTTTTCCTTCATTTAGATTACcacaaaattttaaatttcaGAAATTTCCTTATGTAAATGATCTTATTAATTATGATACTTATAGACATGATAAATGGATAACAATTAAATTTGGACGACAAATTTTACGttctataaaaaatttaaataatgacaTGAAATATATACCAAAAGATATTCCTATACTCTTTATACATTCTGTAGATGATAGTGCTTGTTATTATAATGGTGTGATTAATTTCTATGATGCTTTAGAAtcagaaaataaagaagttCATACTTTATATGATATGGACCATATTTTGACTATGGAACCTGGGAATGAAGAAGTATTGAAAAAAGTAATTAATTGGATAAATAATTTAGgtaatttaaagaaaaataagaaaattgtACTttga
- a CDS encoding lysophospholipase, putative, giving the protein MSTKDICVDESSIPTCRVDSFYNKDGLSIRNYSWTVKKAIGLIILIHGLTTHMRLAFLRHNVNIVSNNHAELVDADNYYLYEGSWIEQFNKNGYSVYGIDLQGHGESDGYDNLRLHVNNFDDYAGDVIEYIRKVNASITSEQSILDEDTLDHDKSKNRKKLPIYILGSSMGGNVVLRALEILGESNEDLSKLNIKGCISLSGMVSITKIGSIKSLKYRLYYLPGINLLSSICSTCRTSQGKVKFEKYPFIEDILSYDKYRYKGDMTNKLAYGIVKCIDTLHKNIKSYPSNIPVLFIHSKNDTICDYGDVESFYKGLNNVNKELYALEDMDHDLIAEPGNENVLKKIIQWMNNKNKN; this is encoded by the coding sequence atgtcAACAAAAGATATATGCGTTGATGAAAGTAGTATACCTACTTGTCGTGTtgattcattttataataaggATGGTTTATCAATAAGAAATTATTCGTGGACAGTTAAGAAAGCTATTGgcttaataatattaattcatGGTTTAACAACACATATGAGGCTTGCGTTTTTAAGGcataatgtaaatatagtAAGTAATAATCACGCTGAATTAGTAGATGcagataattattatctatatgaAGGAAGTTGGATAGaacaatttaataaaaatggttATTCTGTATATGGAATTGATTTACAGGGTCATGGTGAATCTGATGGATATGATAATTTAAGACTTCATGTTAATAATTTTGATGATTATGCAGGTGATGTAATTGAATATATTAGAAAAGTTAATGCTTCAATTACTTCTGAACAAAGTATATTAGATGAGGATACATTGGATCATGATAAAAGTAAGAATAGAAAAAAACttccaatatatatattaggtTCATCAATGGGTGGAAATGTTGTTTTAAGAGCATTAGAAATATTAGGAGAATCAAATGAAGATTTAtctaaattaaatattaaaggaTGTATATCATTATCTGGAATGGTTTCAATTACAAAAATTGGGTCTATTAAATCATTAAAATATCGATTGTATTATTTACCTGGTATAAACTTATTATCATCTATATGTTCCACTTGTAGAACAAGTCAAGGAAAGGttaaatttgaaaaatatccTTTTATTGAAGATATCCTttcatatgataaatatcGATACAAAGGTGATATGACAAACAAACTTGCTTATGGAATTGTAAAATGTATAGATACTTTACACAAAAACATAAAGTCATATCCTTCAAATATTcctgttttatttattcattcaaAAAACGATACAATTTGTGATTATGGAGATGTTGAATCTTTTTATAAAGGACTGAATAATGTTAATAAAGAACTCTACGCATTAGAAGATATGGATCATGATCTTATAGCAGAACCAGGAAAtgaaaatgttttaaaaaaaattattcaatggatgaataataaaaataaaaattga
- a CDS encoding ring-exported protein 4 encodes MENFFRISYNKQCIGQIIHMLYFICLIFILYNTKTCLRKISKCDRNLSDLNLGEQTDYDESEISNIKNISFYPDKFSKLEYNLREVWNKLETDEHDDYMDVTVEYFEKLLDNDKNLENYEKYYEKRASVAYMLHEFRRGYLNEQNRKFRNFLHNLKEKRIKEPIDTLNADEQEEWNKIKNEKIKSDEEWKNYQLQTWEYLIKMEYSKMT; translated from the exons ATGgaaaatttttttagaaTATCTTATAATAAACAGTGTATAGGACAAATAAttcatatgttatatttcatatg tttaatttttatcttatataatacaaagaCGTGTTTGCGAAAAATCTCAAAATGTGATAGAAACTTGTCGGACTTAAATTTAGGAGAGCAAACAGATTATGATGAAAGTGAGATtagtaatattaaaaacattTCATTTTACCCTGATAAATTTAGTAAGTTAGAATATAATTTAAGAGAAGTATGGAATAAATTAGAGACAGACGAACATGATGATTATATGGATGTTACTGttgaatattttgaaaaattattagataatgacaaaaatttagaaaattACGAAAAgtattatgaaaaaagagCCTCAGTTGCTTATATGTTACATGAATTTCGTAGAGGATATCTGAATGAACAAAATAGAAAATTTAGGAATTTTCtacataatttaaaagaaaaaagaattaaagaACCTATAGATACTTTGAATGCTGATGAACAAGAAGAatggaataaaataaagaatgaaaaaattaaaagtgaTGAAGAATGGAAAAATTATCAATTACAAACATGggaatatttaataaaaatggaatattCTAAAATGACATAA
- a CDS encoding Hypotetical protein, with protein MIKFHTKIFLFSFLIITVLLSSHNETLYRLIQINEVDTSFSRFLTERSKNPSLKGLNNRCKENCNQNDNEELSQNNEELSQNNEELSQNNEELSQNNEELSQNNEELSQNNEEITQNKDDITQNNEEKPSKGVIIELTEKSGLIPIDNSRPTRRPGNRGPAKKKQPPKSQEQLVNESLSKYNIGEQLLNSKYQHANKIVDTLHLDQKYKDMLKEYLKLYIDGDKSRKRNKLFKKLKDKISTIPRNHGLFTICDFANP; from the exons atgattaagTTTCAtactaaaatatttttattttcttttttgataattactgtattattatcatcccataat gaAACACTTTACAGATtgatacaaataaatgaagTTGATACATCCTTTAGTAGGTTTTTGACAGAACGATCAAAAAATCCATCTTTAAAGGGACTGAATAACAGGTGTAAAGAAAATTGTAAccaaaatgataatgaagaactatcacaaaataatgaagaactatcacaaaataatgaagaactatcacaaaataatgaagaactatcacaaaataatgaagaactatcacaaaataatgaagaactATCACAAAACAATGAAGAAATAACacaaaataaagatgatataacacaaaataatgaagaaaaaccATCTAAAGGTGTAATTATTGAATTAACTGAAAAGTCCGGTTTAATACCTATAGATAACAGTCGTCCAACCAGAAGACCGGGTAATAGGGGAccagcaaaaaaaaaacaacctCCTAAAAGTCAAGAACAATTAGTTAACGAATctttatcaaaatataatataggtGAACAACTATTGAATTCTAAGTATCAACACGCAAACAAAATTGTAGACACATTACACCTtgatcaaaaatataaagatatgcttaaagaatatttaaaattatatatagacGGAGATAAATCACGTAAAAGAAATAAGttgtttaaaaaattaaaagacaAGATTTCAACTATTCCAAGGAATCATGGTCTTTTCACTATTTGTGATTTTGCAAATCCATAA